Proteins encoded in a region of the Sphingomonas jaspsi DSM 18422 genome:
- the msrA gene encoding peptide-methionine (S)-S-oxide reductase MsrA has protein sequence MRLALAAVGLCAVATVMAYSESQAESPVRVPAPALVIANKAPTETAYFAGGCFWGVEAVFDRVKGVRMAQSGYAGGALKNPDYEAVSTGATGHAETVKVVFDPRQVSYATLMQIYFSVATDPTQLNRQGPDTGTQYRGAMFPTSPAQAQQARAYIAQLTKARTYPRRIVTRIEPFNGFTVAEAYHQDYLVRHPAQPYIVINDQPKVAALKRYFPQYWKA, from the coding sequence ATGAGACTCGCCCTTGCCGCCGTCGGCCTTTGCGCCGTCGCTACCGTCATGGCCTACAGCGAAAGCCAGGCCGAATCGCCCGTCCGCGTGCCTGCCCCGGCACTGGTCATCGCGAACAAGGCGCCGACGGAGACCGCCTATTTCGCCGGTGGCTGCTTCTGGGGCGTCGAAGCGGTGTTCGACCGGGTCAAAGGCGTGCGCATGGCGCAGTCGGGCTACGCGGGGGGAGCGCTGAAGAACCCCGATTACGAAGCGGTGTCGACCGGCGCCACAGGGCATGCCGAAACGGTTAAGGTCGTCTTCGACCCCCGCCAGGTCAGCTATGCCACGCTGATGCAGATCTATTTCTCGGTCGCGACCGATCCGACCCAGCTCAACCGCCAGGGTCCCGACACGGGCACGCAATATCGCGGCGCGATGTTCCCGACGTCGCCGGCACAGGCCCAGCAGGCGCGCGCCTACATCGCGCAGCTGACCAAGGCCAGAACCTATCCGCGGCGCATCGTCACCCGGATCGAACCCTTCAACGGCTTCACGGTCGCAGAGGCCTATCATCAGGACTATCTCGTCCGGCATCCTGCGCAGCCCTATATCGTCATCAACGATCAGCCCAAGGTCGCAGCCTTGAAACGCTATTTCCCGCAATATTGGAAGGCCTGA
- a CDS encoding prolyl hydroxylase family protein: MIDERRRPSTLADDQGEEGFRTSETCDLDPGHPLVAALQLSLAQIVGAELSQAEPAQGQRYTPGQEFRPHTDTFNPGSADYFLHCADAGQRTWTAMLYLNEPDEGGATRFKTIGKTVRPETGKLLLWNNLLPDGMPNNATLHQGMKVRKGVKYIVTQWFRERPLG; encoded by the coding sequence TTGATCGATGAGCGCCGTCGCCCGTCCACCCTGGCGGACGATCAGGGCGAGGAAGGCTTCCGCACCAGCGAGACGTGCGACCTCGACCCCGGTCACCCGCTGGTTGCGGCGCTTCAGCTGTCGCTGGCGCAGATCGTCGGCGCGGAATTGTCGCAGGCCGAGCCGGCGCAGGGGCAGCGCTACACCCCAGGGCAGGAATTCCGCCCGCATACCGACACCTTCAATCCCGGCAGCGCGGACTATTTCCTTCACTGCGCCGACGCCGGCCAGCGGACTTGGACGGCGATGCTGTACCTGAACGAGCCGGACGAAGGCGGGGCGACCCGATTCAAAACCATCGGCAAGACCGTGCGGCCCGAAACCGGCAAGCTGCTGCTGTGGAACAACCTGCTGCCCGACGGGATGCCCAACAATGCGACGCTTCACCAGGGGATGAAGGTTCGCAAGGGCGTCAAATATATTGTCACCCAATGGTTTCGTGAGCGGCCGCTGGGCTGA
- a CDS encoding serine hydrolase codes for MTPLLRKLISTALLIAGASSAPAQTSDPLAPLPGGGAPTPSTLRPARPGPAALNARIAEMGRAFDGKAGIAIVSLKDGWEIGYGATALYPQQSCSKLWVAITAMDAVDRGRVSLSDKVTLGRDDLTLFHQPLADKILAGGHTTTLGALLFTAITESDNTANDKLMRSIGGPSAVRTMIAAKGLGSIRFYEGERALQSKIAGLIWSQSYSIGDAFYKARNALPAAVRRAAFDRYVADPYDGAAPQSVARALARLKRGELLSAESTNRLLSIMSQTRTGKLRVRAALPAGWSWSHKTGTGQNFEKRIAGINDIGLLTAPDGTVYAMAIMTVTNRSDGNSQDLMQAVTRELVAYHNARR; via the coding sequence ATGACGCCTCTTTTGCGCAAGTTGATTTCGACCGCGCTGCTGATCGCCGGCGCATCGTCGGCACCCGCCCAGACCTCGGATCCCTTGGCCCCCTTGCCCGGCGGCGGCGCGCCGACCCCGTCGACCCTGCGACCGGCACGTCCCGGGCCTGCGGCGCTCAACGCGCGGATTGCCGAGATGGGCCGCGCGTTCGACGGCAAGGCGGGTATCGCGATCGTGTCGCTGAAAGACGGGTGGGAAATCGGCTATGGCGCGACGGCGCTTTATCCGCAGCAGAGCTGTTCGAAACTGTGGGTCGCCATCACCGCGATGGACGCGGTCGACCGAGGCCGGGTGTCGTTGTCCGACAAGGTAACGCTGGGGCGCGACGACCTGACGCTGTTCCACCAGCCGCTTGCGGACAAGATATTGGCGGGCGGCCACACCACGACGCTGGGGGCGCTTCTGTTCACCGCGATCACTGAGAGCGACAACACCGCCAACGACAAGTTGATGCGGTCGATCGGGGGACCTTCGGCCGTGCGTACGATGATCGCCGCCAAGGGGTTGGGCTCGATCCGTTTTTATGAAGGAGAGCGGGCGCTACAGTCCAAGATTGCGGGCCTGATCTGGAGCCAGAGCTATTCGATCGGCGACGCCTTTTATAAAGCGCGCAACGCGCTGCCGGCAGCGGTGCGGAGGGCTGCGTTCGACCGTTACGTCGCAGACCCCTACGACGGGGCTGCACCGCAATCGGTCGCCCGCGCGCTGGCGCGGTTGAAGCGCGGCGAACTGTTGTCGGCCGAATCGACCAACCGCCTGCTGTCGATCATGTCGCAGACTCGCACCGGCAAGCTGCGTGTACGCGCCGCTCTACCTGCGGGATGGAGCTGGAGCCACAAGACCGGGACGGGCCAGAATTTCGAGAAGCGAATCGCCGGGATCAACGACATCGGCCTGCTGACCGCACCCGACGGCACGGTCTACGCGATGGCGATCATGACCGTGACGAACCGCAGCGACGGCAACAGCCAGGACCTGATGCAGGCCGTGACGCGCGAGCTGGTCGCCTACCATAATGCCCGGCGCTGA
- a CDS encoding uroporphyrinogen-III synthase, which translates to MRTLLLVRPEPGLSASIARARALGLTVVGCPLFEVVPLDWSAPAASQFDGLLLTSANAVRYGNRQLALYRDLPVFAVGAVTADAARAAGFSVQETGEGGVDDLLHALPADLRLLHPGGRHRTAPPGRANITAVAVYEARAIPAPALPPMTDQVVAIHSPRAGKRLAELVTDRGGIDIVAISSAAAIACGGGWRVIAVADQPGDAQLLALAAKLCQTGGR; encoded by the coding sequence ATGCGGACCCTGCTGCTGGTGCGCCCTGAACCGGGGCTGTCGGCCAGCATCGCCCGTGCGAGAGCGTTGGGACTGACCGTCGTCGGCTGCCCCCTGTTCGAAGTCGTTCCGCTGGACTGGAGCGCGCCGGCCGCGTCCCAATTCGACGGCCTGCTGCTGACCAGCGCCAATGCAGTTCGGTACGGCAACCGGCAGCTGGCACTGTATCGCGACCTGCCGGTGTTCGCGGTTGGAGCGGTCACGGCCGATGCGGCACGCGCAGCCGGCTTTTCCGTGCAAGAAACGGGCGAGGGCGGGGTCGACGACCTGTTGCATGCCCTGCCCGCAGATTTACGTCTGCTACACCCGGGCGGTCGGCATCGGACGGCACCGCCAGGGCGCGCCAACATCACCGCGGTCGCCGTGTATGAAGCGCGCGCCATTCCAGCGCCCGCGCTGCCGCCGATGACGGACCAAGTCGTCGCGATCCACAGTCCGCGCGCGGGTAAACGGCTGGCCGAGCTGGTAACCGACCGCGGCGGGATCGACATCGTGGCGATCAGCTCCGCCGCGGCCATTGCCTGCGGGGGCGGATGGCGGGTCATCGCCGTCGCGGACCAGCCGGGCGATGCGCAGTTGCTGGCCCTTGCTGCCAAGCTGTGCCAGACAGGCGGCCGATGA
- the hemC gene encoding hydroxymethylbilane synthase, whose translation MSEIQIRLGTRGSPLALAQAHMVAAALEAAHGWKKGAVAIHTVKTSGDRIQDRPLADVGGKALWTKELDVALLAGDTDISVHSMKDVESERPDILVIAAMLPRADVRDRLIGAESIAALAAGATVGTSSPRRAAQLRGKRPDLNIVTLRGNVDTRLAKRESGEVDATLLAAAGLDRLGRKDVGSTIGVDEMLPAPAQGAVGIECRGDDKRVVELLKAIDHRDTHAAVMAERAYTRALGGTCHSPVAALAIVDGDRVDFRCELLSEDGAERIDGRARFAVGDVDGPAALAREMLADAPASIRLLFEA comes from the coding sequence ATGAGCGAGATTCAGATCCGGTTGGGAACGCGGGGCAGCCCGCTGGCGCTGGCCCAAGCGCATATGGTGGCGGCCGCGCTGGAAGCCGCGCACGGCTGGAAAAAGGGGGCGGTGGCGATCCACACCGTCAAGACCAGCGGCGACCGGATCCAGGATCGGCCGCTGGCCGATGTCGGCGGCAAGGCGCTGTGGACCAAGGAGCTGGACGTCGCCCTTTTAGCCGGCGACACCGACATTTCGGTGCATTCGATGAAGGACGTGGAAAGCGAACGACCCGACATCCTGGTCATCGCCGCGATGCTGCCGCGCGCCGATGTGCGCGACCGGTTGATCGGCGCGGAATCGATTGCAGCACTCGCCGCCGGGGCGACCGTCGGCACGAGCAGTCCGCGCCGCGCCGCTCAGCTCAGGGGCAAGCGACCCGATCTCAACATCGTCACCCTTCGGGGCAACGTCGACACGCGGCTTGCCAAGCGCGAAAGCGGGGAAGTCGATGCGACCCTGCTCGCGGCAGCCGGACTCGACCGGCTGGGCCGCAAGGACGTCGGCAGCACGATCGGGGTCGACGAGATGCTGCCGGCACCGGCGCAGGGCGCGGTCGGGATCGAGTGTCGCGGTGACGATAAGCGCGTGGTGGAACTTCTGAAGGCGATCGACCATCGCGACACGCACGCTGCCGTCATGGCCGAGCGCGCCTACACCCGCGCGCTAGGCGGCACATGCCATTCGCCCGTCGCGGCGCTTGCTATCGTCGATGGCGATCGTGTCGACTTTCGCTGCGAGTTGCTGAGCGAGGACGGGGCGGAACGGATTGATGGCCGGGCTCGCTTTGCGGTAGGCGATGTCGACGGCCCCGCTGCGCTGGCGCGCGAAATGCTGGCCGACGCGCCGGCAAGTATCCGCCTGCTGTTCGAGGCGTGA
- the tsaD gene encoding tRNA (adenosine(37)-N6)-threonylcarbamoyltransferase complex transferase subunit TsaD, protein MALILALESSCDDSAAALVTSDRQILAQAVVGQNDAHRPFGGVVPEIAARAHVEILPGLVRQVLHDADVSVGDVDAIAATAGPGLIGGVMVGLLAGKGLALASGKPLVAVNHLEGHALSPRLVDRALDFPYLLLLASGGHCQLLEVRGVGDYRRLATTIDDAAGEAFDKAAKLLDLGYPGGPAIEALAKDGDPNAVALPRPLVGSGEPHFSFAGLKGAVQRAVQAGTHRPEDIAASFQQAVVDCFVDRTRIALEKSDAPSLVVAGGVAANASVRDALRQLAERNGRRFSVPPGWLCTDNAAMIGWAGAERFAAGLIDGLDAPARARWPLDPDGEKVRGAGVKA, encoded by the coding sequence ATGGCGCTGATCCTCGCCCTCGAATCCTCCTGCGACGACAGCGCCGCCGCGCTTGTCACGTCCGACCGCCAGATCCTGGCGCAAGCGGTCGTCGGCCAGAATGACGCGCACCGTCCGTTCGGCGGCGTGGTCCCCGAAATCGCTGCGCGCGCTCATGTCGAAATTTTGCCTGGGCTCGTCCGGCAGGTGCTCCACGATGCCGACGTTTCGGTGGGCGACGTTGACGCGATCGCTGCCACCGCCGGCCCGGGCCTTATCGGCGGGGTGATGGTCGGGCTCCTCGCAGGCAAGGGTCTTGCGCTGGCATCGGGCAAGCCGCTGGTCGCGGTCAATCACCTCGAAGGCCATGCGCTCAGCCCGCGGCTGGTCGACCGGGCGCTCGACTTTCCCTACTTATTGCTGCTCGCCAGCGGCGGCCATTGCCAGCTGTTGGAAGTGCGCGGGGTCGGTGATTACCGCCGCCTCGCCACCACCATCGACGATGCGGCGGGCGAAGCGTTCGACAAGGCGGCCAAACTGCTCGACCTCGGTTATCCCGGCGGACCGGCGATCGAGGCGTTGGCCAAGGACGGCGACCCGAATGCCGTAGCGCTCCCGCGCCCGCTGGTCGGCAGCGGCGAACCCCATTTCAGTTTCGCGGGCCTGAAGGGCGCAGTGCAGCGCGCGGTGCAAGCGGGCACTCACCGGCCCGAGGATATTGCCGCCAGCTTCCAGCAGGCGGTGGTCGACTGTTTCGTCGACCGCACCCGGATCGCGTTGGAAAAGAGCGATGCGCCGTCGCTGGTCGTCGCGGGCGGCGTCGCCGCCAACGCCAGCGTGCGGGACGCGCTGCGACAGTTGGCCGAGAGAAATGGCCGTCGCTTCTCGGTCCCGCCCGGCTGGCTGTGCACCGACAATGCGGCGATGATCGGCTGGGCCGGGGCGGAGCGTTTCGCGGCGGGATTGATCGACGGGCTCGACGCCCCGG